One Phyllopteryx taeniolatus isolate TA_2022b chromosome 12, UOR_Ptae_1.2, whole genome shotgun sequence genomic window, TCAATCTGTGGACAAGACAGCCCATTGAGTTGTGATAATGGCTACGGAAGTGCTTCTAGATAGATCCTGAAAGGATTAGGCCGTATCCTTTTCAACCAACACCACCAAATATGCTACTGAGAGAGATTATCCTTTGAATGAGGATGCAGTGTCGGATGGTATTTTCACTGGTGGAGGCCGCATTTCATCACAAAGCCACCAAATGACACTTTGTCAATTAGTGTAGCAGATACatgtatgtggcgcatgcagcagCCAAGTCGCTAAAGTGATCCATATGTacatttagcatttatttcatttccttaactttttcagtcttttatcACTTTTGTGCCCTTCATTTTGGATAAGTTTTTGctcttttgtgttgtgtttccaAAACCATGCAAGACTAAGTCTTCCAAATTCGGCTTTCAAGCCGAGGTTAGGGTTTGagccagaggcggggtacaccctggactggttgccagccaatcatagggcagatatagacaaactcacattcacgttTAAGGACAGTCTTTGGGTTAACTTGGGGCCATTCCCAGCTAAATTTTGGcaagaggtagggtacaccccggactggtttCCAGTTCATCGTAAGGCAACTTAAAACCTCTCTGttaatcattttcatttccacCTGTGGAGCTGCCCGCAGAGTCAACGTTGAGGCTAAGCAGCTTTCAAGCTTTTCACCATCTTGTTCTCATGGTTAATCCATTTTAAAGTGACACATCTGAGACCTGCCAGGAAACCGGTCGCACACAAGACCGACCTATCATCAAGTtgtcattaaaatgttattgtgtttttgtcttatATTGTCTTAACTGCTTGTCTTACAGAGAAAGATACCATGGATATTTGGTGTAATGGAGAGAAGATTGAAACTGCAGTAAGTGCAGTGatgcatttttacaactttTCAACTTTTGAATTAACAACATTTGTAACTAACTACAACCgttagtggcggcacggtggacgactggttagagcgtcagcctcacagttgtgaggacccgggttcaatccccggccccgcctgtgtggagtttgcatgttctccccgtgggttttctccgggcactccggtttcctcccacatcccaaaaacatgcattaattggagactctaaattgcccgtaggcatgactgtgagtgcgaatggttgtttgtttgtatgtgccctgcgattggctggcaaccagttcagggtgtaccccgcctcctgcccgatgacagctgggataggctccagcacgcccgcgatcctagtgaggagaagcggctcagaaaatggatggatggatacaaccgttagtttgaacaaattgtaATCCATAACGGGTGTAGATAAAGGGGGTGTGTGAAATTGTGGtctttcaattgctttattaaACAAACGGTAAAACAATACAGTTATCTAAAGCACATTCTCAGCACACCTGCCAGAAGCCTCAGATGACACCATCACTGTACATCAGCCAGCACTACCTTGTCATCCGGCCAATTCCATGTCACTCAACCAAGTAGACCCGCCTTTAAAAGgcatacacacattcacagtcaGAGTTACTACGGTAAAGAAGGTGTTAGATGGTGACcgcaagtggacaaaaataacaccTGACCTCACATACATATACTGTTTTGTTAATTGGTGAGGAAAGAGTATGCATGGAACTTAaacgatttttttcccccgtttaTTGGGGTGGTCTGGCAGGTAACCCCAGCgacaaacctttatttatccaggtaaagcaaacgagaacagattctcatttgcaatgccgacctggttACAGACAGCAGagtcaaacaaagcaaaataaaagcaaaacgaGGGATTAATGTACCTGTATTTCCCTTTAAGATTTTGTGGGGCATTGCATTTTTACCTCTTAAGTGCTAAAATCATCCTTACACAGCATCTGTCTGACTTATTCCTCCCAGGGCGAGTTTGTGGACGACGGCACAGAAACCCACTTCACCCTGGGTGAACACAACTGCTGTGTGAAGGCGGTGAGCAGCGGAAAACAACGAGACGGACTCATTCACACACTTCTCGTGGACGGAGCAGAAATAGCTGAATGTACAGAGtgactttttgttcatttaaaaaacatatatattaaaatatatatatatatatatatatatatatatatgtatatatatatatatatatataagcggctgaaataagtatttaacatgtcaccatttttcccactacatatatttccaaagctgctattgacatgaaaatttcaccagatgttgggatcCACCCATTTAACCCATACATACGaagaaagtagaataaataagatgagaaattaagttgtgtgtaataatgtgaaatgacacagggaaaaagtattgaacacggcaactggtatttatttaatactttgtacaaaagcctttgtttgcaatgacaggttcaagacgcctcctgtttGAAGAAACTAGTCGCCTGCATTGctctgatgtgattttggcctattcttccacacaagcagtcttaaaatcttgaaggttctgtgggcttcattTATGGACCTCCAGTTTCAGtcctttccatagattttcgattggattcaagtcaggtgattggctaggCCATTCTAGcaactttattttgtttctttgaaaccaattgagagtttccttggcagtgtgtttgggatcattatcctgctgaaatgtccacctcgttttattttcatcatcctcgtagatagcagcagatttttgtccaGAACGTcacggtacatttgcccattcatccttccttcaataatgtgaagtttaccagtaccatttgctgaaaagcagccccacaccatcatgttcccacctccgtacctgactgttggtatggtgtttttaaggtgaaaggtgatgtgcagtgccatttctcctccaaacgtggtgtgcataatggcatccaaacagttcagttTTGCTCTCATCGGACCAGACTATagtctcccagtatttaactggcttgtccaaatgttgttcagcaaactttaacgagctttgacatgcttttttttcagcattggggtcttgcgtggtgagcgtgcataccagccatggcggcggagtacattactcactgttttccttgtgagaACAGGACCTGCTAATTCCCGGTCTTTTTGacgctctccacaggtggtccttggttcttggacaactcttcagATAATTCTTTGCcaatcctctgtcagaaatcttgggaggagcacctgatcgaggcaaatttattgtggtatgattggcttttcacttatgtattatggccccaaccgtgctcactggaacattcagaagcttagatatgcgaatgtaaccaatgccatcgttatgttttgcaacaattagtttgcgatggtcttgagacagctctctgctcttacccatcatgtgTCTTggctcacaccttggcaatgagacatttttgttggccatcaattaggactgaaccagctgatattcatttgcactgacaaggggctggaatgctgtttgattattgatagattgtaggtgttgtcttggctttccatgccctTTTGgacctcccttcatgtgttcaatactttttccctgtgtcatttcacattattacacgcaACTTAATAGCTGATCTTATTTGCTCtactttgtatgtatgtatggattacttgggttgttcccgacatctggtgaaaatttaatgtcaacagcacctttggaactatatttagtgagaaaatggtgacgtgttaaatacttatttcagccgctgtataggTATTTATCCAAGAGCCATAAAAACTTGAAACTTGATATTTTGATTTCCTAAGTAGCGATAAGAAGTCTTATGGACCTACTTTTTGGATATATCCTGAAAACACTGGAAATACTAAAGTGTACTGTAttgtgagaattttttttatttaattgtgtgaatgctaaAGAGCCAACacaaaaattcagtttttattattctgtCCTTATTTGTCCATTTACTCCCACCACATTTCTCGACCGATTCAAACTATTCCTATTCCCAGTCTCACATTCTCGATGTCAACAATGCAATGAATTCCACAGCATTTCACTGCAGTGTCAGATCTTCAGCATTCATTCACTCAGAAATTGCATTCTAGTTTTGTGTAGTATTGtgtcatatttatttaattgtggAATAAGATCAACTTATGTCCCAGTGAATGTAGTTTAATGAATTTTTAGATAATTCAGCCCCCGAGAGCGGTTTGACTTAGCAACATCAAATtgggtaggcatgtctatcatgagtagacccacaaaaaagtctcaagaagccatgccctcCAAAGACAGgagaagtcagccattttgggtcgATTTTAGACTTTAGCAATTTTAGAGTCATTTTGGCAATTTTCAGAGGTAATTTTGGCAATTTTCAGAGGTAGTAAAGATGAACTTTTTTTCCGATGGCAACCAAATTTGGACCACGTACAGTGggaagaaaaagtatgtgaaccctttggaatttatcaaatttctgcataaattggtcataaaaagTGCTCTGAAGTTAATCTAAATCAGAAGAATAAACTGTTTGCTTAAAGTAatatacaaaatatgtttttatatttttatagaaaacattcataggaaaaaaagtcagtgaAGCCCTATCTCCCACTGTATACTAGACCAATAAATGGTGACAGTTGTTTGTCAATTAATTTTCATGTTAAGCAGTTTTGTGGTGTTACTTGAATGATACAAAATCTGGAATTTAGATGGTACTGGTCTCCACTTTTTAAAGTGAATGTAAGCTATACATTTAGATACTGTGTATGTCATTAATGACcagcattatttttaaatttcctgCGAAGTACAGTAGCTGAGTAGGAATTGCTTTTGTTACACcaactgaaataaataatgttgtttCCAAATTATTTCTTGTATGATAAACAAACACTTACTCTACCattgatttatttcattatgtgaagactcttaattgtccataggtgtgaacaaATTgggattgactggtgaccagtcggcggcacggtgaacgactggtgaccagtcggcggcacggtgaataactggttagagcatctgcctcacagttctgaggaccggggttcaatccccggccccgcctgtgtggagtttgcatgttctccccgtgcctgtgtgggttttctccgggcactcaggtttcctcccgcatccgaaaaacatgcatggtcgattaattgaagtctctaaattgcccctaggtgtgaatgtgagtgcaaatggttgtttgtttgtgtgtgccctgcggctcagaaaatggatggatggtgaccAGTCCACAGTTTACCCCGCttcttgcctaaagtcagctggaaaaggctccagctcacccctaAGGAAACGGGAATGTCCCTGTTGAGGGCTTGACACATtttatcacaatttaaaacggtTCATAGGTGTCTTCATAAAACATCtctgacattttattttcaaaatacacaaagcatAAAGAATTAGAAGTTATTAGCTGAGGGCGCGTCGTGAGTCGTCCTTTGTTCGTCTTGTTCCGGGTGTTGCGCTAAGGGGCCTGGTCATTGATTTTGGCGGGGTTGGCCGCGGGCGCGTCTTCGTGTgcattcttctttgttggttttcaccgcttcttcgttggtttggAACATTTAGAAGCACCTGTAACCAATTGCCATcctggcaatgagacctttttgtaggccatcaatttggactgaaccagctgatattcatttgcactgacaaggggctggatttctgtttgattattgatagattttaggtgttttcTTGGCTTTCCGTGCCCTTTTGCtcctcccttcatgtgttcaatagttttcccctgtcatttcacattattacacatcaTTTCTGATCTTACTTGtactactttctttgtatatatggattacttgggttgttcccaacatctggcgaaaattgaaaatttcatgtcaatagcacctttggaaatatatccatccatccattttccaaactttcactttttaatacttggttGCAAATTCTTTGCAGTCAAGGACAGCCTGAAGTGTGGAACACATAGACATTGCCAGATGCTGAATTGTCATCGCTGATGATCCTCTGCCAGACCTTAACTGTAACTGCCTTCAGTTCCTGCGTGTTCTTGGGgcattttcccttcagttttgtctCCAGCGAGTGAAATGCATGCTCGATCGGATTAAGGTCAGgcgattgacttggccattAAATAACTTTCCACTGACTTCTTTGCCTGGTGCCGGTCCACGGCCTGGTGTTTGGGGAGTCTATGCTATGGGTTACAAAAATTTGATTAACTATTGAGTATTGATTGAATATTACTGATTTCCTCAGAATGTTTCTTTGTCTTCaagaagcaaaacaacaaacaagtgACAACAAGCAAGGCAACAATAAAGAGAGCAAACAGTGAGTACAGTCCAATCTCTGCATCACCGGCGGAGAGAGTGATACCCAGGAAGTTGACGGTGTTGACGGAAGGAGGAGACGTGCTGGGCACACTGGTGCCTGTACAGAAGATGGACAGAAGAAATTTGATGTCTTTTCTATccttgcaattgactggcgatcaATCAAACTGACCTTCCACCTCGTGGTTTAGACACTCATGCGGCCCGGTAGCGGGTTCTGGAAATCCGTTACAGGTGACGATGGTGGCGTAGTAGGCAGCAGACATCTTGGACACCCGACGAAGTTTGGGGTCTGAGTGATTGACGTGGAAGAGTCCGAACCTTTCAGAAAATCCCGTGGCCCACTCCAGGTTATCCATCAATGACCAAGCCGTGTAGCCCCTAATATCCACGCCATCCAGTACATAAGCTATGAGGACATTAGAATTGTATGAATTAGTTCTCGCTAAAACCAGACTACTGTTAGCATGTTTGTTTAATTCACCTTTCAAAACCTGGTTGATGTATTTCTCATAGTAGTAACTCCTGTGGAAATCATTCAAATCCACCGGCCCACGCTCCGAGATCCCGTTTTCTGTGATGATAATAGGAGGATTTCCATATTCCTCCTGAATGAAGTTTAATATCCTCCGGAATCCGAATGGCGAGACCTTGAGCCAAGACGAACCCGAATCCAGCCACGTGCGATCTGCGATTGTTCCCGCGCCTCTGGAATACTCATACAAGGTTTTCTGACATTCACAACAGAAAATGGAGACGGTAATAAAATATAGGAAACCAAAGCCTGAACTGGTTTACCTATCGGCGTCATAGTGCTGAAGGTTCCCGTAATCCACAGGGAAGGCCAGGACGGTGGTGTAATGGTTGAATCCAAAGTAATCGTAAGTACCTTTGATTCTTTTTACCTCTTCCGCGGTGAATTCAGGCagcctggaaaaaaagaaatttgagtAATCATCCCGTCAAATTTATGATTTTCCAAACAAATAGTTGAGATTACCGAGATTTGGGCAGCCCAGCTTCGAGGCTTCTCTTTTGAATGATCGTCTTCATCATATCACTGTAGTCTCCCTTAAATACAGGGTGTGCAAACCAGCCGATGTAGAACTGCAATAACATGAAAGACGGTGGTGAAGCGGGCTACTCCCGGGAATGGtcggcaatcgcagggcacgtgtagacaaacaaccatttacacctatggaaaatcgaatgtgggaggaacctggagtaccaggagaaaaccacACGGGAAGGGCGTAGCCCAGATTCAAAACCCCAAATCTTTCCGCACATTTCTAGTTAAATCTCTAAttaaattggttaaaaaaaaatctaacatggTACCTGCACCACACGCCTTGCAGCATCGACATCCTCCTGCTTATAAGGGTTCCTGGGCTCGGACCAATCGGAATTGATGGTGATGGAGATGATTCCGCCCTGCTTGCTGCGGTACTTGTCGTTGTACAGATGCCAGGCCTCTGCGTGCGCTTTGAGCAAGTGGTGGCCCACAATGTACGGCAACGTGCCCGGTCGGAAACTAATCCCTGGATGGTAAATAAAGGAGGAAATTAAGGGCTTGACATGTtttgtttcacaatttaaaatagttcGTAGGTGTCTTCATTGGGGATGCTCGCTACCAATTTTTGAGACCGATACCAGCATAATACCACAACAATTACCAATACCATtaatacttttgatacataacatTTCActaaacacaatgacagataatcgTGATCAAAGACGTTTCTATCTTTGTGACACACATGATCAGGCCCGACATAATTTGTCGGGAGTGACAAAACTTCTtggagtgtgacataatccacgaccaacgatttggccctgcgATAGCCCTACAACACCAAAATGAAGTCTaacatgtttatatatatatatatatatatatatatatatatatatatatacatatcgatacctggtatcggtactcgctaTGCTTAGTCTTCATAATACGTCACTGACATTATGTGGTCAAACTATACAAAAGATAAAGAATTactattaattaataattattaatcaTTTAAGACCAAGATGATTGCTCCTTAGATGTACTGTGGGTGTGTCTCTGACAAACAAATGGTAATCCGTTAAATATCATGGAAATAACGTGACACCCCGAGaaaaggcagtcacatgacacaGTTGGAGGaggcttgctaaaaaaaaaaaattatcttcagtccattttttaaattaacttaataactgtgtgtttgctgtgttctccactgtgatgggttaaaagCAGAGTACTAATTTAGAGAATATTCATGtgtcatgacaataaagatgatttgcaTTCTAATTTCCATAAAATAATGCCTCATGTGAATGAGGTACATTAGATGTACAAACCTGGAGCAGCAGCTCCATAGCCGTGACCCACATTGGCGATGTTGTACGGCTCATTAATGGTAATCCAGAATTGGACTTTGTGACCAAGGCGGCTAAAAATGAGGTCGGCATAAGCCCGGAATTTGAGCACAATGGTTTCATTCTCCCAGCCTCCAATGTCCTGCAAAGCTTGAGGAAGGTCCCAGTGGTACAGAGTGATCTAACGGCACAGACGATAAAATAGGGTCGGTCGATGCAAAGCTAAAACTTTTATGATTagtttattattagtattagtgccacactgaaaagaaaaaatatatatactacaaaaataatattgtatatacagtatgtgagatTAAAGATGTGATATATCAAGTCTtactttcttgaaaaaaaatccaataaccAAACCATTAActgaacatttttaatgttttatctGGAAAATTATGGACATTATTTtcgtaaaatgtttaaaaacctTTGTCTCATAACGTAAGTTATTTTTCTATTACACTCTAGCCCTaattctaataaaataaaataaaaactttcgtGGGTACTTCGATTTCTACGTACATGAGGTTGGATATTTGCATCGAGCAGGGCATCCACCAACTGACTGTAGTAACTCAATCCAGCTTCATTTATGTTGTTGGTGGTGCCATCAGGAAGAACCCTTGGCCAGGATATGGAGAAACGGTAATGCGTCACCTTGAGTTGCCTCAACATTGAAACATCCTCATCTATTTTGTTGTAACTGTCGCAGGCGACGTCCCCGTTGTCGTCGTTGAACACTCGGAGCGGTGTGTGGGCGAACTTGTCCCAAATGCTTAGACCTTTTCCATCGGCCCTCCATCCTCCTTCGATCTAGAAGCAGTCAATGCGAAACATcaggaaaacacacaaaagtatGCTTTACATGTCACTTTTCAACATTGCCTGATATGATGCTGTTGCAGTACTCCAGATGAAGTCTTTGGCAAAATTTCCgtaaagtattttttcatcCTCTGGTGTGGGAAATCCATTGTCCTTGATGACTCTATGGTAGAAATGAGCGGAATACTTGGGTGTTCTCGGGCGGTTCGGGTCCTCGAAGTCGACGTGGTGCAAGCCGAATCCCACTTTGAACCCGTCGAGCCACTCGAATGAGTCCATGAGAGAGGCGGCCGTGAAGCCTCTCACCTTCACATCGTCCAAATCGGAGGCTGTCAAATTGgaggaaattattttaaaaaaaagagctgtGGAAAGAAAGATTCCAAGAAATTATATGACATTAACTCATCAATATTGGCTTTAATATTACACACTgaaattgacttttcttttcaaaaacgcattctttttttctccaaaatatacaatttcattctcataatattgcaacGTTTCATCTCAAACAATGTACTCTTGTATTTAATCTAAAACTACTGTATTACAACTTTCTAtctcaaaatattttacttattttactttttactcgAAGAGCTAGTGTTTTCGTAATATCATGAGTTCGTCGAGAAAATACACAACTTTTTTATAAAAAGTGTCCGATTTTATTCGCTTAAGGCATgactataataataaaaagacaattttgaaaaattatAACTCCttcctggaaaaaaatgactttttatctggaaaaatgacttttcttcctggaaaatatacacattttttccTCAACAAATATGACCagaatcaaaaaaaaatatgactctatttttttttacctctgaaaatatataactttgatctaaaaaataattgacatttaATCTCGAAAGACTATACCGGTACaccttttttcaaaaaatacttttttttttttccccacagaaatatgccatttttaatttgaaaataaatgacttgtagctaaaaatatatatatctttaaatcatggaaaaatacaactttttaccTTGAAAATAGATGACTGACCATTTATTTTCTTACCTTCACAGCATCAAGATCATAGGCTATAAAGACGTTGAAAATGATTCAAAGCAATACTacgtcaatttaaaaaatagcttACGTTACCTTTGAGAGCCTCATCAATGTaggttttgaaataaaacaccCTGGCGGAGTCATCCCACTTTGTCTTTGATTCTGTGGCAACCCCACAGTTAGTGATGTAAATCTCCGGCTCTCCATATTCATCTTTGACCCAGTTGAGGAGTCTCCTTAAGCCCCAGGCCACAGCTCTCTGGTTTTTGATGGCCGTGGTTGGCGAATCCGCGTCTTCTCTTTCCGTCAGGTCACGATCGTATTCATAGGATGGCGGTGTGAGTCGAGCCGTGGCATGGCTTACTGTCTTTGTGGTGAAGTGGTTTAAGCAGAACACATCAGCGGTCCCCCTGATGTACTTCCTTTCCTCTTCGGTGAACTTAGGCAGTCTGGACTCCGCCAGACCTTGGAGTTCGCTCTTGTTTCCAACCTGCCACTTCATCGCGTCGGGATAGTCGCCGTTCTTGAAAATGGGGTGAGCGAACCAGCCCAATTGGAACTGCATCGCACGGTCGGCGGCCGCCACTTCACGGAGAACGCGGACGTCCTTCGGTTCTACCCAGTCAGAATTGAGCGCGAGAGAAACTTGACCACCTTGGGATTTGCGGTATTTTTCATCGTAGATATGGTAAGCTTTGGCATGGGCTTTTATGAGGTTGTGTGCAACTCTATATGGCGCACTTCCTGGCTTCCTAACATTTGGCGGAATCTGTCCGAGTCCGTATCCTGACCACGCGATGGTGTACGGCTGATTGAAAGTCATCCAAAACTTGACCCTGTCTCCGAAGGTAGAAAAACAGAAATCAGAAAAATCAGCGAAAATTTCGATCATGCCTGAACTCTCCCAGCCGCCAATATTTTGCAACTCCTGAGGGAGATCCCAGTGGTACAGCGTTACCAATGGTGTGATGCCATTTACCAGAAGATCATCAATAACGCTGTTGTAAAAGTCAACACCCTTTCGATTGAGGGAACTTCGCAGACCACTAGGAAAGATCCTGGACCAGGACAAGGAAAATCGGTACGACTTAACCTCCAAAGCTCGCAGCATGTAGAGGTCCTCCCGGAATCTGTGGTAACTGTCACAGGCCACGTCTCCATTGGCGTTACCCGGTATACTACCTGGCTTGTGGGTAAACACATCCCAAATACTTGGTCCTTTCCCATCGGAATTCCAGGCACCTTCAATTTGGTAAGCAGAAGACGATACTCCCCAGGTGAAATTTGGTGGGAAAGTGCCATAGTGGTAGATTTTCCGGTGGAATTTGGACTGTTGGGAAAATCTCTCCCATGTAACCTTGGACTTGGATGGAACCTCTGAAGGAGTTAACGCTTTTAAGGGAGGTTTAAATTGTGTCTGCGTCACTTTCAAAACACGCCCACGTCTACTACTAAatccattttgttttataacCTGTGAATAGAAGTACGCCGACTGTTTGGGGGTCCTAGGTCTGTCCGGGTCCTCAAAGTTGACATGGTGAAGCCCAAATCTTTGGCTGTAGCCTTGTCTCCCCTCGAATCCGTCCATTAGCGACTGCACGGTGAACCCCCGCACGTCCACCCTGTCAAGGAGTCTTgctatgaaacaaaacatgattaaaaatcaGGAAGTACATAAATCcctcaatccattttctataccacttatcctgtccaggggagatggagcctatcgcaATCTCGAAAACATACAACTTCTTTCTAGAAAATACACTATATGATCttgcattacaaaaatatattttgtatagctagaaaaaaaaaaaactttcatcttGAAAGTAGAATTTCTGGAACATGTCTATAATCTAAACAATACaactttttatctaaaaaaaaatataccacttcttgaaaatatattgaatcttgaaaatatatgactttttttgtcaaacaaatatCTATCttgtacaaatacaattttataaaaCATTATTGTTGTAAGGTTTTGACTATTTATCACCacaaaatacatctttgtt contains:
- the LOC133486842 gene encoding lactase/phlorizin hydrolase-like isoform X3; this translates as MKYLFLASLCVTYLYDILSSEVNGGEVFMLLAGPLPDHRSTVQAEKVFNCGGPIPSGSPRYFDYLRKRGVTHFQVPLSWHRLLPSGLPSQPQQTVLSYYRTLLNQILTAGLQPLVILHGSTVPEALRSKFGGWESRELQGMFVLYAEFAFGEFGKLARSWVIISNLDEVWREGPPHDERYQQDLLLLIQNIYQLYHGSFGDKGKVSIGLRASDIELLSQIRDALRMDFLLVQLESNCASAFNLIEELTRLQMPSKDVPILVYKMTVCDCADSRFQACRNFLKVLNSNNMKIEGCDMVDMLGKMDTEGLSTSIGVLGYSSEMTNSYQTVWDKFGVQLESERDIFLNKFFPSDFQWATSSESFKVEGGWAEGGKGETIWDRFGHENKVFDNQTADQACDSYHKVDYDVYLLRGLQVNTHQFSISWARIFPSGYRRSQSHKGVLYYDKLINALINSGIQPVVTLYHWDLPQDLQNQGGWTNASIIDAFKDYADFCYSTFGDRVKMWNTFSSPWVVSHAGYGVGDHPPEVQDYVVASYQVTHHLIKSHAEAWHVYDDKYRTKQGGKVGIALNSDWAEPLDPSRPEDVVAAYRSLQFMLGWFAHPIFVDGDYPATLKSQIDKKNKLCPHSKPAILPVFTPEESQRINGTADFFGLNHYTSRLINSSDGGCAVGPQGVGDFQTHVDPSWSRTASDWIYSTPWGLRRLLNYIALEYLNIIKVPVYITGNGMPTEFGGTPLNDTSRVDYLRRYINEALKARLLDRVDVRGFTVQSLMDGFEGRQGYSQRFGLHHVNFEDPDRPRTPKQSAYFYSQVIKQNGFSSRRGRVLKVTQTQFKPPLKALTPSEVPSKSKVTWERFSQQSKFHRKIYHYGTFPPNFTWGVSSSAYQIEGAWNSDGKGPSIWDVFTHKPGSIPGNANGDVACDSYHRFREDLYMLRALEVKSYRFSLSWSRIFPSGLRSSLNRKGVDFYNSVIDDLLVNGITPLVTLYHWDLPQELQNIGGWESSGMIEIFADFSDFCFSTFGDRVKFWMTFNQPYTIAWSGYGLGQIPPNVRKPGSAPYRVAHNLIKAHAKAYHIYDEKYRKSQGGQVSLALNSDWVEPKDVRVLREVAAADRAMQFQLGWFAHPIFKNGDYPDAMKWQVGNKSELQGLAESRLPKFTEEERKYIRGTADVFCLNHFTTKTVSHATARLTPPSYEYDRDLTEREDADSPTTAIKNQRAVAWGLRRLLNWVKDEYGEPEIYITNCGVATESKTKWDDSARVFYFKTYIDEALKASDLDDVKVRGFTAASLMDSFEWLDGFKVGFGLHHVDFEDPNRPRTPKYSAHFYHRVIKDNGFPTPEDEKILYGNFAKDFIWSTATASYQIEGGWRADGKGLSIWDKFAHTPLRVFNDDNGDVACDSYNKIDEDVSMLRQLKVTHYRFSISWPRVLPDGTTNNINEAGLSYYSQLVDALLDANIQPHITLYHWDLPQALQDIGGWENETIVLKFRAYADLIFSRLGHKVQFWITINEPYNIANVGHGYGAAAPGISFRPGTLPYIVGHHLLKAHAEAWHLYNDKYRSKQGGIISITINSDWSEPRNPYKQEDVDAARRVVQFYIGWFAHPVFKGDYSDMMKTIIQKRSLEAGLPKSRLPEFTAEEVKRIKGTYDYFGFNHYTTVLAFPVDYGNLQHYDADSIPEAREQSQIARGWIRVRLGSRSRHSDSGGY